The following coding sequences lie in one Alosa alosa isolate M-15738 ecotype Scorff River chromosome 21, AALO_Geno_1.1, whole genome shotgun sequence genomic window:
- the fam193b gene encoding LOW QUALITY PROTEIN: protein FAM193B (The sequence of the model RefSeq protein was modified relative to this genomic sequence to represent the inferred CDS: inserted 2 bases in 1 codon) — protein MARKKSKQQGVGQKDALSGQQQTLSKSPVSPGVAAGAGGGGDAGVDRLARANQSMHTCCLLCHREFKDWGASSVNGLPAPKLADAVPALPQALLREVPGRKQADSVPSLLGEVPLWICQSCKKSVEEDERRAVQEQVTPASLSHSSTCKSQTCGNGFPEQSSVDWDPSSFLSAHKLSGLWSSAHSNGGGVPQHCTHNAASHSQQGGTVGPSCHEKRSCHDAPGKAPKVTGPKVCPYSHPASQNSSATSPGSPLSTSADLHKTTPKHFKTMCRRPTPPGEAFHPADLHQHSDLSVPPNSPTGLSSQHSSLLQPKQTSGSGGGGQHVHAGSASSGLAPSHAPFSPLTPGSLHAPPSKHPPAGSEGPNALHKAGTCKNSHIPTVNSQHGKLATPIMGCNHPCNGHNGIVAALNAGQVVTAGAATCRDQACKGHKLATANGTLCHPPCELEEGDDEDSSSERSSCASSSTNQKDGKYCDCCYCEFFGHNAPPAAPTSRNYAEIREKLRTRLTRRKEEVPQRQDSDPAVPSADHRDVDELLDFINSSEPKPVNSAKAAKRARHKQKKKEKERAQQTNMDEAMSCDQRDSPTEPGEDGEAPDGEASRLLEWPQLELERVNSFLTSRLEEIKNTIKDSIRASFSMYDLNLDVNDFPKKAATLEGNHLLSHLNGSSDLQPIDLDMAPLSLRDLKRDLELVNGWEDAXPAAAAAAAAAATTTTTNASTAANDPATAKDIQRLNSTPSLSKLIRIRSPERSPAAGSEATEPGPAPPAKPKDEAPDAKNTTGAGAKTKKGKKQQQQRQQQETHSQQEHNAAKPAKAGQELQKGPESRPVVAADAEKPSKGGSKQASQGQATSESQRNGHKKTDDSKAPKQQQQQNGSVSGIPNSASSTARGKNDGDARGSRLEQDPEGKANASTLAHSQQQQQQPKGKNKKSKNKPDKSSSAIDDVFLPKDVDPTEMDEIDREVEYFKRFCLDSAKQTRQKVAVNWSNFSLKKMPSNAAQ, from the exons ATGGCAAGGAAGAAAAGCAAACAGCAAGGAGTCGGTCAGAAGGATGCATTGTCCGGACAGCAGCAGACCTTATCGAAGAGCCCTGTCTCTCCCGGCGTTGCAGCTGGCGCTGGTGGCGGTGGAGATGCAGGAGTGGATAGACTGGCCAGGGCGAATCAG TCAATGCATACTTGCTGCTTGCTGTGCCATCGAGAGTTCAAGGATTGGGGGGCAAGTTCTGTGAACGGGCTCCCCGCTCCCAAGTTGGCAGACGCGGTGCCTGCGCTGCCTCAGGCTCTCCTTCGGGAGGTCCCAGGCCGTAAACAAGCGGACTCGGTGCCTTCTCTGCTGGGCGAAGTGCCACTGTGGATCTGCCAGAGCTGCAAAAAGAGCGTGGAGGAGGACGAGAGGAGGGCAGTGCAGGAGCAGGTTactccg GCATCCTTGTCACACTCCTCCACCTGTAAGTCGCAGACCTGTGGCAACGGTTTCCCCGAGCAGAGTTCGGTGGACTGGGACCCCAGCTCCTTCCTGTCGGCGCACAAGCTCTCGGGCCTGTGGAGTTCCGCCCACAGCAACGGTGGCGGCGTGCCACAGCACTGCACCCACAACGCTGCCTCGCACTCGCAACAAG GTGGAACTGTGGGACCAAGTTGTCACGAGAAGAGATCATGTCACGATGCTCCTGGGAAAGCCCCTAAAGTGACAGGGCCTAAGGTCTGTCCCTACAGTCATCCAGCATCCCAGAATTCCAGTGCAACGTCTCCTGGTTCACCACTGTCTACCTCTGCAGACCTCCACAAGACCACCCCTAAACACTTCAAAACAATGTGCAGGCGACCAACCCCTCCAG GAGAAGCGTTCCACCCAGCCGACCTCCACCAACACTCGGACCTGTCGGTGCCGCCTAACAGTCCCACCGGCCTCTCCTCCCAGCATTCCTCGCTGCTGCAGCCCAAGCAGACCTCTGGCAGCGGCGGTGGCGGTCAGCACGTTCACGCAGGCTCCGCCAGCTCGGGTCTGGCACCCTCGCACGCCCCCTTCTCCCCCTTAACACCTGGAAGCCTGCACGCCCCACCATCCAAGCACCCCCCTGCCGGGTCGGAGGGCCCTAACGCCCTGCACAAAGCCGGCACCTGCAAGAACTCCCACATTCCCACAGTCAACTCGCAGCATGGCAAGCTGGCCACTCCCATCATGGGCTGTAACCACCCGTGCAACGGCCACAACGGAATCGTGGCCGCCCTTAACGCAGGCCAGGTTGTGACGGCAGGGGCCGCAACGTGCAG GGACCAGGCGTGTAAAGGACACAAGCTGGCAACGGCCAACGGGACACTGTGCCACCCTCCGTGTGAGCTGGAGGAGGGCGACGACGAGGACAGCAGCTCGGAGAGGAGTTCCTGTGCATCCTCTTCCACCAATCAGAAGGATGGCAAATACTGTGACTGCTGCTACTGCGAGTTCTTTGGACACAACGCG cCTCCTGCGGCACCGACCAGTCGGAACTACGCCGAGATCCGCGAGAAGCTGCGTACGCGGCTGACCCGACGCAAAGAGGAGGTGCCGCAGAGACAGGACTCGGACCCGGCCGTGCCCAGCGCCGACCACCGGGACGTGGACGAGCTGCTCGACTTCATCAACAGCTCCGAGCCCAAGCCCGTGAACAGCGCCAAGGCGGCCAAGAGAGCCAGGCACAAACAGAAGAAAAAA gagaaggagagggctCAACAGACTAACATGGACGAGGCTATGTCGTGCGACCAGCGCGACTCCCCAACGGAGCCCGGCGAGGACGGCGAGGCCCCGGACGGCGAGGCCAGTCGGCTGCTGGAGTGGCctcagctggagctggagcgggTCAACAGCTTCCTGACCAGCCGTCTGGAGGAGATCAAGAACACCATCAAGGACTCCATCCGGGCGTCCTTCAGCATGTACGACCTCAACCTGGACGTCAACGACTTCCCCAAGAAGGCGGCCACGCTAGAGGGCAACCACCTGCTGTCGCACCTCAACGGCTCGTCCGACCTGCAGCCCATTGACCTGGACATGGCGCCGCTCTCGCTGCGTGACCTCAAGAGGGACCTGGAGCTGGTCAACGGCTGGGAGGACGC gcccgctgctgctgccgccgccgccgccgcggCTACTACAACCACCACAAACGCCTCCACCGCTGCCAATGACCCTGCGACCGCCAAGGACATCCAGCGGCTCAACTCCACCCCGAGCCTGTCCAAGCTCATCCGTATCCGATCCCCCGAGAGGAGTCCGGCGGCGGGCTCCGAAGCCACCGAGCCGGGGCCGGCCCCGCCAGCCAAGCCCAAGGACGAGGCCCCCGACGCCAAGAACACCACTGGCGCCGGAGCCAAGACGAAGAAGGGcaagaagcagcagcagcagagacaaCAGCAGGAGACGCATTCCCAGCAGGAGCACAACGCAGCCAAACCCGCCAAAGCGGGACAAGAGTTGCAGAAGGGCCCTGAAAGCCGGCCAGTCGTGGCAGCAGACGCTGAGAAACCCTCCAAGGGTGGCTCAAAGCAGGCCTCTCAGGGCCAGGCCACATCTGAGAGCCAGAGGAATGGACACAAGAAGACGGATGACTCCAAAGCacccaagcagcagcagcagcaaaacGGCTCTGTGAGCGGCATTCCCAACTCCGCCTCCAGCACGGCGAGAGGGAAGAACGACGGGGACGCTCGGGGGAGCAGGTTGGAACAAGACCCCGAAGGCAAAGCCAACGCCAGCACTCTAGCACACtcccaacagcagcagcagcagcccaagGGCAAGAATAAGAAGAGCAAGAACAAGCCAGACAAATCCAGCAGTGCTATCG ATGATGTGTTCCTCCCCAAAGACGTTGATCCGACAGAAATGGATGAGATTGATCGGGAAGTTGAGTACTTCAAGAG